In Drosophila busckii strain San Diego stock center, stock number 13000-0081.31 chromosome 3R, ASM1175060v1, whole genome shotgun sequence, the sequence GATCGCTGGAGCTCCTACGATCCGTCCAATCATCGTGAAATCATCGAGGAGTACGAAAAAGTGGAAGAGGCAAAACGACAACTTAAGGCAGAAAAGTTAAAGAATGGTTTGTAGTCAATGTAGTCAGTCTACAATACTtgctataaattgaatttgttactTGCACAGATCCGGATGCCGAAATTTCCGATGAGGAAGGCAATGAAGATAAATATGTGGATGAGGTGGACATGCCGGGTACTAAAGTGGACTCCAAGCAGCGCATTACAGTGCGTAATCTGCGTATACGTGAAGAtactgcaaaatatttgcgtaATTTGGATCCTAATTCGGCGTACTATGACCCTAAGACACGCTCTATGCGAGACAATCCCAACCCTGCAATGCCAGCGGAAGAGTATGTATAGTTTCGCTTAGCACAataatatgtattaaatttatatccaTTGTAGATGCGAATTTGCGGGCGAAAACTTTGTGCGATTTTCCGGAGACACTACAGCTCAGGCCACAgcgcaattgtttgcttgggAGGCGCACGGCAAAGGTGTTGATGTGCATCTACTAGCTGAGCCAACAAAACTGGAACTGCTGCAAAAGGAGTATGAGCAAAAGAAGGAGCAATTTAAATCTAGCGTACGTATGCAAAGCTTATATTTAAATCGAGGCTGACTATTGTTTTTGCAGACAAAAACGAATATTGTGGAAACATATGGCGGCGAGGAGCATCTACAGGCGCCGCCCAAATCATTATTGCTGGCCCAGACAGAGGAGTATATTGAGTACTCGCGCAGCGGCAAGGTAATCAAAGGCATTGAGAAGCCCAAGGCACGCAGTATATATGAGGAGGATGTGTACATTAACAACCACACTACCATATGGGGCAGCTTTTGGAATGCCGGCCGCTGGGGCTATAAGTGTTGCAAATCCTTTATCAAGAACTCGTACTGTGTGGGCATGCAGGAGCCAGAGGGCTActctgagcagcagcagcagcatgccaCAAGCTCAAGTGTGTCAACAGCCTTGCCTACGGTTGAAGCTGTGCAGCCAGAAACAGCTGACGTGAATACCGAAAAGACGTCTGAAGTGGATTCAGCGCCAAGCTCAGAAGAATCGTCTGAAGAAGATGAGCCCGtgaaagaaagcaaaaagtcaaaaaagAAATCTAAAAAGcgtgaaaagaaaaagaaggcCAAGGAACAACGCAAGGAGAAAAAGAAGCACAAGGCGGCCAAGGAGAAAGTGGCAACGCAGCCTCGATCCAAAGATCGTTCTGATGAAATTGACGATCGCAAGCGGCCCTACAACAGCATGTACGATGTGAAGGCACCCACCGAAGACGAAATCGAGGAATGGAAAAAGAAACGCACTCGCACTGAAGATCCCATGTTGCAATtcttataaatgtaaatactaTAGACAGcttaatttgttgaaaattatatttaatgtctGTTTAAACAATGGCATACTGCTCATAAAGAAGTTCGCGTATTTTGTAATAGTCCTCCGAGAGGCAACCTTCCATGGCCACTTTGCCCACGTCGACACGTCGCAAAGCTAAGGTACCGTTACTGCACCAAAGAACGCCGCCAGAGAATTCAGAGTTTATGTTGTTGCGCATGAGAACTTGCTTAAAATCAGATAGTTTGAGCTCGTTAATTAAGACTGAGCTGTGCACGGGTATTTCATCCTCATCGAGTGTCTCTAATGTTAGTGTTTTGCCCTCTTGCGCAACGACATCCTGCTCTACAGTAACTTCTTGATTGGGTGCATCAATTGCTTGCAGACGCATGCCCAGACGCCCATCAATCCAGGCCACCTCAGCGTCTTTGCCTTTTTGGAACTGCAGCTGTGATACAAGTCCCTCTGTGAGACGCACTTGATAGATGTGAATTTCCGTTGTTACATCAATTATTTCTCCTTTGAGTGGCGCAAATACACGTGCGCCCACATTCTGTTCACAGTGCCTGGCCACCAACTGAGTGCCCTCGGCGCTGCCATGCACAACAATTACACGACGTGGTCTCAGCTGGGAAAGAATCTTAAGCATAGACTCGCCATCAGAGCGACCTTCAAAGTCAATGCGTTGTATTTGCGCATTGACTTCAATCGTTTTGCGTTGACTTATCAGCTTGGTGGGCTTCTCCAGCAGTTGCATTTCACTGTCCAGTTGACCGTTGCTTTGTTGCTCCGCATGCGGCTCTTCCTTTTTGACATTCTCCTTATTTTGTTCTCCATCCTGGCCCATGTACTCGTAGTTGCCATTGTCCACAATGCGATAATCATCCAGATTGATAACTTCGCCATAATCATCGTATTTAACTTTCTCTTCATGAAAGGGAAACATGACATGGTGGCGTTTGTTTGACTTGAAGAAACCGGCATGATGCCGCCCTTCTGAGCGCACCACAATATCATGTTTACCTGTTATTACACTCATTTCAATGTCATCCTCAGACTCTGAACTACTCTCTTCCTCAACTTCTGGTTTGACGATGAGTGGATTAAGTTTCTCGCCCTGCGTACGCAAATATTCGTCCAATTCGGCGCCTTCGAGATCAACACGGCGTCGTATATCCAACTCAATTTGTCTGCCAGGTGTGGCATTATCCGCTAGCTCCATAGCCAGCGAGCCCGGTGAGGTGCGCGTTGTGAAAATAATGCTATTATTTGGGTTGCCAGCCCACTGCATAAACAGGTCACGAGTAAATCCGCTTTCCAGATCTGGGGTGCTGGCCAACACCACCTTAGGGCCTGCTGGCAACTTGTATACATCCGCAAGCGAATGACAAAGGTTTATATGTTTAAACTGAAAGGGATTATTGCGTGCTCCTTCGAATGCTTTCGTAAGCTTGTCGCTCATCCACTCAATCTGCGATTTAGCGAACTCAATAACATTGTAGCTCACGTTGTTGAGCAGTGCCAATGAATAGGCCATTAAGCCGGACTCTTTGTTTTTCCACAGCTGGTCAAGCATGTGCGCTAGTTCTAGTACGCGACCCGCTGTATCCACGGCAATCAGGACATTGCCATTGTTACGCACTGTTTGTAGAATGTTTGTCATTAGTTTTTCATCACGTGCTCTGCGCCGTGCCTGCTGGTACTGTGCATTGTAGGCATCCGTAATAAGTAGCGATGGGCGCTGCAGTCTGTCTAGTTCGCAGCCGCTCAGATGACGTTCCTTCTTGTGATTGAAGTCGATGGCATATATAATATCCTCCTCGCCCACTTTGACTATCTTCCAAATAGTGCCACCAATCATGTGCCCAGCATTGAGTGGTGTTATGGATATTCCATAGCCCTTTCCTTTCAATGAGACTGTTTGGTTGTATTTTAGCTGAGTAATCTTTTCAAAGGCACTGTCCACATCGTCCAGTGAAAAGAGATCAAAATCGTACATATTAAAGTGTGACATGTACAGATCATACATAAACATTTGACCCATTTTGAAGACAGGAATTGTTGCATATATTGGGCAATTAAGTCCCAGTTTGCCCACCAGATATGGCAAAGCACCTAAATGATACGCATCTGGATGGGAGAGCAGAACCGCGTCTAAGGTGTGCACTTGCCTATAGTGGAATCCAAAGCAATtatcatatataaattgcagccGGCATTACAAGAGTCTCACCTCTTCAGCTCCTTTATAAAGTTCTGGTCAAACTTTTCATCCCATCCACAGTCTAAAAGTATCCGCACATCATCAATCTGTAGTATGTAGCATGGCGGCGACTCGTCCATGGCGCCAGAAATAGTGTGCAGCTTAATTATTGATGTCATTTTGcttaagaattaaaaaattgcaaataaaattattgtaaataaaaaccgCGCAGATGACAGTGTGCCGCAATATAACAATGTGTTGCCGTGTTCAAATTATCATAATTTGGTATCGATAAGTATTCTTAGgcgcacaaatttaaatacatagtACTTtggaattgtttaatttaaatattaattataaatatatttgtgtcCTATTATGCTTAAACGATTATTTACATGTTTAAGTTTGtatattaactattttatGACTTAGCTGTACACAGGATGCGTATCAGAAAACGTCATATCAATGTCGTCGAATTCTTCAAGCCGCTGATGCCTAGAGCGTCTTAGTTTCAATCGACGATACGCCAATTTACTACGATTTATTGGACGAAGTATGACCAAACCGTAGAGAATTAAAACAGTTATGATTACTCCAAGCAAAACAagtacaattgcaattgctaattCGTCTGTCTTAGCGGGCAACCGTGTGTAACTGATGGAAGTTGTATTGGACGCGCCGCGTAGACAATAGTCTGTTAAGGGGTGCGCTGCTTGGGTCCACGCAGGATTTAAATGGAAGCCCTGCCAACAAACACAGCCCAAGTCATCGTGCACTTTCGTGCAAATAGAGTTTTCCGGACACTTTTCAGTTGCTGTGCAATTTTTAACTGAAATAATAggtatgtatttaaaaattccgATAAGGATATTTATTAATTGGTTCACTTACAATGCCAATAGGGACTTTCTGCATTcacattaaattgcataaaatagcTACAGCAACTGACaacgtaaataaaatatttacacgcGTTACACATGGCCTTGTTTACTTAACACGTTCAGAAAGCTACTGCTGGTATAGCTGGCAACTTAAGTTCGCATTTGTTCTTATCAACAGCTCTTTTATCTATAGTTTATAAACGCTCTCttttacatacaaatgtttttagcaaatttgGCAAAGGCAACAATAGGTCAAGGAAGTTTTAGCAAGAGCGCTATCAAtataagcattttaaaatcTTATCAATacctaatttaatttgttatgaGAAAGATAGCACttcagttaaatttattagtaCACAACGTAATACATGCGGCGATGGTGTGCGAAAGAAAGCGCTCCTACAAAATTTATTCTAATTGAGCAAAATAGATTTGTGTCACaaatgtattaataataagaaattcaGTTAAAAGTTTGATATTAGATATTGCTCTGCGTAAGtactacaatttttaaatttatgacagGGTAGTCTAATGTGAAAAAAGCAGGTAGTGTTGGTAAACATTGATAAGCTCGCTTGTTATCGAAATTTCACAAACCCAAAGATTTATAAAGattgtttacatatttgcGGATTCATATCAATGCAATTCTTAAGTGGTGCAACTGCTAGATATGAATTACAGTCTTCACTTAACGTCCAGTGTCCACATACCcgataataatgataataaggCTGTGCCAGCatagttttcatatttatgaCTTGCTTATCTTCAGTGGTGCTTTAACACTGTTGGTTTACCTTTTGCTGCCTACACGCTTTGCCACTCACTATGATTATATCAATAAGGATCACATGGAGGCATCGCTGGTGCCCGGAACTGTTAAGTATAGTAACGTGACTGATCAACAGGAGCACGAAATCGATTGCGATTATGCGGAGGTGATAGACAGCAGCCGGTAAGTCTCAACAATTTCCACAAGCACTATGTTGTATAagtgtgttgcttttgtttgttttagaTATATTTATGATGTGTACCATCGCGAGACGATACATCATGCTGAGCAAATACTGTCGGGTGGTGAGTTCCTGCCGGAATGCCGTCATCGCTATAGCACTGCCATTATAGTGCCATATCGAGATCGCCAGGACCAGCTAGCAGCATTCCTTAACTACATTCACAATTATTTACGACATCAGTTGATTCATTATCGAATTTTTGTAGTAGAGCAAAGCGATCATAAACCTTTCAATCGCGCCATGCTCTTCAACATTGGCGCAAAGGTGGCAGTAAGCTATGGTTATCCGTGCTTAATATTGCATGATGTCGACTTAATGCCTCTTAACTCAGGGCAAATTTATGCCTGCTCTGCTTCGCCGCGCCATATGAGCTCGGCTTTAGATTGGTGGCGCTTTCATTTACCTTACCGCACACTCTTTGGAGGTGTGATAGCCATCACCAGCCTGCAGTTCCAGGAGATTAATGGCATGTCCAATTTGTATTATGGCTGGGGTGGCGAAGATGATGACTTGTTCGAACGTCTTGATGTAAGTGGCATACATATTTGTCGCTTCGATCCGGCTTACAGTGAGTATACAATGCTCAAGCACAAACAAGAGACTCCAAACAAAAATCGCTTGGCTCTGCTGAGAGCTGCTTCCGTGCGCATGAACATCGATGGACTCAACACGCTACGCTACAAGGAAGTTGAGCGTAGAATGCACAGTCTGTTTACTCATATACTAGTGGAGACCTAAGAGAGCACAATTGCTCAATTGTTATGTAGCTTTTAGTGCTTGATAGTCTAGATATAATCTCAGAGTCTGCACaaattttatgaatatattaacatatatataagatatagaTGCAATTGTAATCTGTAAGTAATACAGATATTGTTTAAGAGCTAAAGTACACGCAAGCCtcatagaaataaaatattaaaattgcaataactCTAcgttttaattgattaaacgtgtgtaagtatatttattttatcaacGATACACTAAGGAGCAAATTGCACAATGcatgtataaatatgtaattggTTTGTCTAGTCTAACAATAGTTTATACACATTGTATATTTGTGATATAAATGATATTTGTTGTAGgttacaacatttaaatattaaataatttaaaaacacttTAACTAACGCATATACACACTTACAAACATAtaatcgcacacacacatacacaattgTCATCTataattaatagtttatatataatatggaATAGTTGATTTTTTAGCATTGGCTATTTGGCCTAAATAGGGAATGTTCGTTCTTTCTAGTTAAGGAAATTAAGTATATCTTGTTGTGATAGTGTATTCAGATTCTTGCTATCGGTTGACTGTGCCGCTTGCGTTTGTGGCATGAGAGGAGGTGCGGCTGTTGGAGCTGAGCCCATAAGTGTATTTAAGCTCATGCTTTGCTgcatattgtttaaattgtttgccgtATTATAACCCGTTGggtatatataattaactgTGGGCTGCTGCAGTGTATACATGTTGGCACcgtttaaattatttggctTAGCAGGCTGATTGCTGTTTCCACCAGCAGCGCTTCCACCACCAAATGGATCCAGATCGTCCAGCGATGAAaagttattattgctgctagCTTGTGGTGATGCGAGCTGGTTATTCATCACCAACGGATTTGAGCTGtgccaattgttgctgcttgtgctgttgttgctgctgctactgttaaCAGGGAAACTAAGTTGAGGTGCAGT encodes:
- the LOC108604488 gene encoding pre-mRNA-splicing factor Slu7, translating into MSSGPMRTPVSQIIHSKDVQDAEEEPKKKSREDWRKAKELEEARKAGTAPAAVDEEGRDINPHIPQYISNAPWYYGSLGPTLKHQRPQHEDEQGQLDNRAPKGLDTSKVVTKFRKGACENCGAMTHKKKDCLERPRKVQAKYAESIVVHDEHIVRDASINYDEKRDRWSSYDPSNHREIIEEYEKVEEAKRQLKAEKLKNDPDAEISDEEGNEDKYVDEVDMPGTKVDSKQRITVRNLRIREDTAKYLRNLDPNSAYYDPKTRSMRDNPNPAMPAEECEFAGENFVRFSGDTTAQATAQLFAWEAHGKGVDVHLLAEPTKLELLQKEYEQKKEQFKSSTKTNIVETYGGEEHLQAPPKSLLLAQTEEYIEYSRSGKVIKGIEKPKARSIYEEDVYINNHTTIWGSFWNAGRWGYKCCKSFIKNSYCVGMQEPEGYSEQQQQHATSSSVSTALPTVEAVQPETADVNTEKTSEVDSAPSSEESSEEDEPVKESKKSKKKSKKREKKKKAKEQRKEKKKHKAAKEKVATQPRSKDRSDEIDDRKRPYNSMYDVKAPTEDEIEEWKKKRTRTEDPMLQFL
- the LOC108604487 gene encoding probable cleavage and polyadenylation specificity factor subunit 2; the protein is MTSIIKLHTISGAMDESPPCYILQIDDVRILLDCGWDEKFDQNFIKELKRQVHTLDAVLLSHPDAYHLGALPYLVGKLGLNCPIYATIPVFKMGQMFMYDLYMSHFNMYDFDLFSLDDVDSAFEKITQLKYNQTVSLKGKGYGISITPLNAGHMIGGTIWKIVKVGEEDIIYAIDFNHKKERHLSGCELDRLQRPSLLITDAYNAQYQQARRRARDEKLMTNILQTVRNNGNVLIAVDTAGRVLELAHMLDQLWKNKESGLMAYSLALLNNVSYNVIEFAKSQIEWMSDKLTKAFEGARNNPFQFKHINLCHSLADVYKLPAGPKVVLASTPDLESGFTRDLFMQWAGNPNNSIIFTTRTSPGSLAMELADNATPGRQIELDIRRRVDLEGAELDEYLRTQGEKLNPLIVKPEVEEESSSESEDDIEMSVITGKHDIVVRSEGRHHAGFFKSNKRHHVMFPFHEEKVKYDDYGEVINLDDYRIVDNGNYEYMGQDGEQNKENVKKEEPHAEQQSNGQLDSEMQLLEKPTKLISQRKTIEVNAQIQRIDFEGRSDGESMLKILSQLRPRRVIVVHGSAEGTQLVARHCEQNVGARVFAPLKGEIIDVTTEIHIYQVRLTEGLVSQLQFQKGKDAEVAWIDGRLGMRLQAIDAPNQEVTVEQDVVAQEGKTLTLETLDEDEIPVHSSVLINELKLSDFKQVLMRNNINSEFSGGVLWCSNGTLALRRVDVGKVAMEGCLSEDYYKIRELLYEQYAIV
- the LOC108602061 gene encoding beta-1,4-galactosyltransferase 2 isoform X1; translation: MIIRLCQHSFHIYDLLIFSGALTLLVYLLLPTRFATHYDYINKDHMEASLVPGTVKYSNVTDQQEHEIDCDYAEVIDSSRYIYDVYHRETIHHAEQILSGGEFLPECRHRYSTAIIVPYRDRQDQLAAFLNYIHNYLRHQLIHYRIFVVEQSDHKPFNRAMLFNIGAKVAVSYGYPCLILHDVDLMPLNSGQIYACSASPRHMSSALDWWRFHLPYRTLFGGVIAITSLQFQEINGMSNLYYGWGGEDDDLFERLDVSGIHICRFDPAYSEYTMLKHKQETPNKNRLALLRAASVRMNIDGLNTLRYKEVERRMHSLFTHILVET
- the LOC108602061 gene encoding beta-1,4-galactosyltransferase 2 isoform X2, yielding MEASLVPGTVKYSNVTDQQEHEIDCDYAEVIDSSRYIYDVYHRETIHHAEQILSGGEFLPECRHRYSTAIIVPYRDRQDQLAAFLNYIHNYLRHQLIHYRIFVVEQSDHKPFNRAMLFNIGAKVAVSYGYPCLILHDVDLMPLNSGQIYACSASPRHMSSALDWWRFHLPYRTLFGGVIAITSLQFQEINGMSNLYYGWGGEDDDLFERLDVSGIHICRFDPAYSEYTMLKHKQETPNKNRLALLRAASVRMNIDGLNTLRYKEVERRMHSLFTHILVET